The following are encoded together in the Scytonema millei VB511283 genome:
- a CDS encoding MlaD family protein, with amino-acid sequence MRSRAVREGSVGLLLLLGMGIFIAVFLWIRGLTVGERSYSFTVEFPRVNGLLEGAAVRYRGVTVGRIASIRPRVNGVEVTVEVSPANVVIARDAIIEANQSGFLGEVSVDITPQREVPAEQVTARALDPKCDRALIVCNGSRLTGEIGVSTDELIRFTTRFASVYSNQELYENINAAIENTSIVAADVSRLTRELTTLTKSTRQQLDNLAVTADRITATTNKTASQFGATANQVRLTAEQANNLIANLNRLVTENRTSLVATLDNLTQTSKQLRSSVETLTPTVNRVTQGQLIENLETLTANAAEASTNLRDASKALNSPSNVLALQQTLDSARVTFQNAQKITSDLDELTGDPSFRDSIRELIEGLSGLVSSTQQVEQQVQVANTLDSVRESAVFGGQGGIAGVGRGGFVNPPVRESGVGSWGQERQGSNSSHQPLATSHSLLTPRSETPQWLLKLKESVKQDK; translated from the coding sequence ATGCGATCGCGTGCAGTAAGAGAAGGTTCGGTGGGTTTATTGTTATTGCTAGGAATGGGAATATTTATTGCCGTCTTCCTATGGATTAGAGGCTTAACTGTGGGTGAGAGAAGCTACAGTTTTACAGTTGAGTTTCCTAGAGTCAACGGTTTACTAGAAGGAGCAGCGGTAAGATATCGGGGGGTAACAGTCGGTAGAATTGCCAGTATTCGTCCGCGAGTCAACGGCGTAGAAGTGACTGTTGAAGTTTCTCCAGCCAACGTTGTAATTGCCCGCGATGCAATCATCGAAGCTAACCAATCGGGGTTTTTGGGTGAAGTGAGCGTCGATATTACACCTCAAAGAGAAGTCCCAGCAGAACAAGTGACTGCTAGAGCGCTCGATCCGAAATGCGATCGCGCTTTAATTGTCTGCAATGGTTCCCGTCTCACTGGTGAAATTGGCGTTAGCACCGACGAATTAATTCGCTTTACTACCCGCTTTGCTAGCGTCTACAGCAATCAAGAACTCTATGAAAATATTAATGCGGCGATCGAAAACACTTCAATTGTCGCCGCCGATGTGTCTCGACTGACTCGCGAACTTACGACATTAACCAAATCGACACGACAGCAGCTAGACAACCTTGCAGTTACAGCCGATCGAATTACAGCCACGACAAATAAAACCGCCAGTCAATTTGGAGCCACAGCCAACCAAGTGCGATTGACAGCAGAACAAGCAAACAATTTAATTGCTAATCTCAATCGTCTCGTCACTGAAAATCGTACTTCCCTCGTCGCTACTTTAGACAATCTCACCCAAACAAGCAAACAACTCCGTTCTAGCGTCGAAACTCTCACACCCACAGTTAACCGCGTTACCCAAGGACAACTGATAGAAAATTTAGAAACTCTCACAGCCAATGCTGCTGAAGCTTCAACTAATTTACGCGATGCTTCAAAAGCGCTAAATAGTCCTAGTAACGTTTTGGCACTACAACAAACTTTAGATTCGGCGCGGGTGACATTTCAAAACGCCCAGAAAATTACCTCCGACTTGGACGAACTCACGGGAGATCCTTCATTTCGGGACAGCATTCGTGAACTGATCGAAGGCTTGAGTGGTTTAGTCTCTTCTACACAGCAGGTAGAACAGCAAGTGCAAGTCGCTAATACGCTCGATAGCGTGAGGGAGTCAGCAGTCTTTGGGGGACAAGGGGGAATTGCGGGAGTCGGTAGGGGCGGGTTTGTCAACCCGCCCGTACGGGAGTCAGGAGTCGGGAGTTGGGGACAAGAGAGACAAGGCAGCAATTCTAGTCACCAGCCACTAGCCACTAGCCACTCACTCCTCACCCCTCGTTCAGAGACTCCCCAATGGTTGCTGAAACTCAAGGAAAGTGTAAAACAGGACAAGTAA
- a CDS encoding ABC transporter ATP-binding protein encodes MAEPIIELKGVSKSFGSNLVLDRVDLTIYKGEALAIIGPSGTGKSTILRLLAGLLTPDEGEIYVKGQMREGLIEDKADPIGIGMVFQQAALFDSLTVEENVGFFLYQHSRLSRKRIRELVNRSLEMVGLPGIGDRYPAELSGGMRKRVSFARAIISNPDNPKDRSEVLLYDEPTAGLDPIASTVIEDLIRQLQCLAGVCNTYAIVTHQDSTIRRTADRIIFLYQGKLQWEGTVDDINKTDHPMVRQFFSGKVEGPIQVIG; translated from the coding sequence ATGGCTGAGCCAATAATCGAACTCAAAGGTGTAAGTAAATCATTTGGTAGCAACCTGGTTTTAGATCGAGTCGACCTGACGATCTATAAGGGAGAGGCTTTAGCGATTATCGGTCCTTCCGGTACGGGAAAATCGACAATTCTCCGGTTGTTAGCAGGATTATTGACTCCTGACGAGGGAGAAATTTACGTCAAAGGACAGATGCGAGAAGGCTTAATTGAAGATAAAGCAGACCCAATCGGGATTGGGATGGTGTTTCAGCAAGCGGCTTTGTTTGACTCGCTGACGGTAGAAGAAAATGTCGGCTTTTTCTTATACCAACACAGCCGACTATCGCGTAAGCGGATTCGAGAATTAGTCAACCGCAGCTTAGAAATGGTGGGTTTACCAGGAATTGGCGATCGCTATCCGGCAGAGTTATCGGGAGGGATGCGCAAGCGGGTGAGTTTTGCCCGCGCGATTATTTCTAACCCCGACAACCCCAAAGATCGATCGGAAGTTTTACTTTATGACGAACCGACGGCGGGACTCGATCCAATTGCTTCTACTGTGATTGAAGACTTGATTCGTCAGTTGCAATGCTTGGCAGGAGTTTGTAACACCTACGCGATCGTCACCCATCAAGACAGTACCATCCGCCGTACAGCCGATCGCATTATTTTTCTCTATCAAGGTAAATTACAGTGGGAGGGAACGGTGGATGATATCAACAAGACAGATCATCCAATGGTGCGGCAGTTTTTCAGTGGCAAAGTAGAAGGACCAATTCAGGTAATTGGTTAG
- a CDS encoding phytoene desaturase family protein — MSDRNIDVIVIGSGIGGLTAAALLSRYGKRVTVCESHTIAGGAAHSFSRQGFHFDSGPSFYCGLNDSHSRNPLRQVLNILEEALPAIPYDPLGHYHFPEGTLPVYSQQERYLEAVGQFTTQGAKELERFIHRLLPLYDTLQGIPTILLRADWQLIPTLIGRCLPSLIKMLPHLGLVQSSVGQLMDREVSDRWVRRLIDLECFLLSGLKAHGTIAPEVAFMLGERSRAGVEYPIGGSGAIVEALVRGLKRWGGELSLGCHVEQILVESGRVTGVRLRRGEILHAPIVISNASIWDTYSKLLQPQDLPASYRQTALATPAVDSFMHLHLGIKAEGLDNLTGHHVVVHNAEQDITTPGNTCMISIPSVWDASLAPPGHHVVHAYTLEPHENWQRDNNYQERKKERSQSLYRALERVIPDIRQRVVLELIGTPLTHAHYLRRYQGTYGAAIAANQGMFPSTHTPISGLYRVGDSTMPGIGVPAVAASGILCANTLVQPQQTTELLNNQ; from the coding sequence ATGAGCGATCGCAATATAGATGTCATTGTCATTGGTAGCGGTATAGGTGGCTTGACTGCTGCTGCTTTATTATCTCGATATGGCAAAAGAGTCACTGTCTGTGAAAGTCATACCATAGCTGGGGGTGCAGCCCATAGTTTCTCTCGCCAGGGATTCCATTTCGATTCCGGTCCCTCCTTCTACTGCGGTTTAAACGACTCCCACAGCCGCAATCCCCTGCGTCAAGTCTTGAATATTTTAGAAGAAGCTCTCCCAGCTATACCCTACGATCCTTTAGGACACTACCATTTTCCCGAAGGGACTTTACCCGTATACAGCCAACAGGAACGCTACCTAGAAGCAGTAGGGCAATTTACCACCCAAGGAGCAAAAGAATTAGAACGATTTATTCACCGCTTGCTACCCCTGTACGACACTTTACAGGGCATTCCCACAATATTATTACGGGCTGATTGGCAACTGATCCCCACTTTAATCGGTCGTTGCTTGCCCTCATTAATTAAAATGCTACCCCACTTGGGTTTAGTCCAAAGCTCGGTGGGACAACTGATGGATCGAGAAGTGAGCGATCGCTGGGTGAGGCGACTCATTGACTTAGAATGTTTTCTACTATCGGGTTTAAAAGCACATGGAACGATCGCCCCAGAAGTTGCTTTTATGTTAGGCGAACGTTCTCGCGCTGGGGTAGAGTATCCAATTGGGGGTAGTGGGGCGATCGTCGAAGCTTTAGTACGCGGGTTGAAACGCTGGGGTGGTGAGTTAAGTTTGGGCTGTCATGTCGAGCAAATTTTGGTGGAATCTGGCAGAGTTACGGGCGTGCGCTTGCGGCGGGGAGAAATCCTTCATGCACCAATTGTGATTTCCAACGCTTCAATTTGGGATACCTACAGCAAATTATTACAACCGCAAGATTTACCCGCATCCTATCGACAGACAGCTTTAGCCACCCCAGCCGTAGATAGTTTCATGCACCTGCATTTGGGGATTAAAGCCGAGGGTTTGGACAATTTAACCGGACATCACGTCGTCGTACACAATGCAGAACAAGATATTACGACTCCTGGTAACACCTGCATGATTTCCATTCCTTCAGTATGGGATGCTTCTCTTGCACCCCCAGGACATCATGTGGTTCACGCCTATACTTTAGAACCGCACGAAAATTGGCAAAGGGATAATAACTATCAAGAACGGAAAAAAGAGCGATCTCAATCTTTGTATCGTGCTTTAGAAAGAGTCATTCCAGATATTAGACAAAGGGTAGTATTAGAACTGATCGGTACGCCACTAACTCACGCGCATTATTTACGAAGATATCAGGGAACTTATGGAGCGGCGATCGCTGCTAACCAAGGTATGTTTCCCAGTACCCATACCCCGATTTCTGGATTATATCGTGTTGGCGACAGTACTATGCCTGGAATTGGCGTGCCTGCTGTAGCGGCTTCAGGAATTTTATGTGCTAATACTTTAGTTCAACCGCAGCAGACAACAGAATTGCTGAATAATCAGTAG